TTTTCTTTGGCAAATTCTAAAATTTCACTATTAATTTCATAATTTTTTGGCAAAGCAATGCTAATTTCAAAACCAAGAATTGAAGATGCAATAAGCCAAGAATTGCACATATTATTACTATCGCCTACAAAAGCTACTTTTGCGGTATTATTTTGCATTTTGTTGTATTCTTTTATAGTGAGTAAATCGCCTAAAACTTGCGTTGGATGGTAAAGCTCACTTAAAGCATTGATAACCGGTGCTTTAGAATACTTAGCAAATTCCACTAAACTTTCATGCTTATTTACCCTCATCATCACAAAATCAACCATTGCACCAATGACTCTGGCTGTATCTTTTATAGGCTCGCCACGACTAAGTTGTAAGTCATTACTGCTTAAAAACAAAGCCTTTCCACCAAGCTCTGTAATAGCAAGTTCAAAAGCCATTCTAGTTCTTGTAGAATTTTTCTCAAAAATCATCGCTAAAGTTTTGTCTTGTAAAAGCTTTTTAGGATTTTTTTTAAGCTCGCTTGCGTGTTCTACAAGACTTAAAATTTCATCTTTTGAAAAATCTCTGAGTGTTAAAAAATGTCTCATTTTTCTCCTTTTAGCATTTTGGCTAATTCTTTAGCATGATAAGTGATGATTAGCTTTGCGCCCGCTCTTTTAAAAGCTATCATTGTTTCATAAAGAACCTTTTCATAATCAATCACTCCGGCATTTTTTGCCGCTTTTAGCATAGCGTATTCGCCGCTTACATTATAAACACACAAAGGCAAATTTGAATGCAGTGAAATTTCTTTTACTACATCAAGATAAGCAAGAGCGGGTTTTACCATTAAAATATCTGCTCCTTGCGCTTCATCTTCTAAGCTTTCTTCTAAAGCTTCTTTACCATTTGCAAAATCCATCTGATAGCTTTTTCTATCACCATAGCTCGGAGCTGAGTCTGCTACATCGCGAAACGGCCCATAATAGCTTGAAGCAAATTTAGTCGAATAGCTCATGATGGGTAAATTCTCAAAGCCTTCTTCATCTAAAGCCTTGCGCAAAGTTTCTATAATGCCATCCATCATTCCACTAGGTGCTATCATATCAACCCCAGCTCTTGCATGAACTAAGGCTTGTTTGGCAGAAATTTCTAAGGTCAAATCATTATCTACGCTTTTAGTTTTTGGATTAATAATCCCACAATGCCCATGATCTGTATATTCACAAAAACAAAGATCGCTGATAATAAAAAGTTCTGGAAATTCTTTTTTTATCTCTCTTATACTTTTTGCAATAAGCCCTTCATCATCCAATGCATCACTTCCACAACTATCTTTTTTATCATTTTCAAGGACACCAAAAAGAATGATGGCTTTTATACCAAGCTCGCTTATAATTTTACATTCTTTTAAAATTTCATCTAAACTCATTTGAAAAACATCAGGCATTGATGAAATTTCTTTCTTAATTCCTTTGCCATTTACTACAAAAAGTGGATAAATCAAATCACCAATGTTTAAGGAATTTTCTCTAACCATAGCTCTTAAATTTTCATTTAATCTTAATCTTCTAAAGCGTTTAAACATAATTTTTGCCTTTTTTGCTAAAATTTAGCTCAAAGTTTAACATAAAAATTATTATAGAAAGTATTGAATGGATATAAAAATTTCAGAAATTGCAAATTTGCCTAGCAAATGGGGAAATTTTAAAATACAAAGCTTTAAAGAAGGGGAAAAAGAGCATTTATGTATTTTTAAAAATAAACCAAAAGATACATTAAATTTAAGAATCCACTCAGAATGTCTAACCGGCGATGCTTTGGGAAGTTTAAAATGTGATTGCGGGGAACAGCTTGAATTTTCACTAAAATACATAGAAAAAAACAGTGGAATGGTAATTTATCTAAGACAAGAAGGAAGAGGAATTGGACTTTTTAACAAAGTCAATGCTTATGCTTTGCAAGATAAAGGATTTGATACCATAAAAGCCAATCACCAGCTAGGTTTTAAAGCCGATGAAAGAACTTATGAAATTGTGAAATTTATGCTAAAACATTATAAGATTTCAAAACTAAATTTGCTTACAAATAATCCTTTAAAAATAGAATGTTTAAAAGACAAAATCATTTCTCGTGTGCCAATCATCATTGATGCAAACAAATTTAATGCTTCGTACTTAGAAATAAAACAAAGTAAAATGGGACACTTGCTTTGAATTTAGATTTTTTATATACTTACTTAAATGATTTTAACAAAGAAGATTTTAAATGTAAAATTAAAATCTATAAAGATCTTTTGACTAAGTTTAATCACATTCATAATCTTACAAATTTTAAAAATATTGATGAGAATATCCTTGATAGTATTGAAATTTTAAAATTTTTTGATTTTCAAAAAGCAAAAAATATTGCTGATATTGGAAGCGGAGCAGGATTTCCTGCGGTTTTTTTAACTCTTTTACTAAAAGGACATTTTCATCTTTTTGAACCAAATCCGAAAAAAGCGTCTTTTTTAAGAATGGTAAAAATAGAATGCGCTTTATCAAATTTAAGTATTTATAAAGAAAAAGTGCAAAATTGCAAACTGGATTTTAAAGCTGATATTATTACTTCAAGGGCTTTAATGGATGTTAAACCCTTGCTTGAAATTTGCACAAATTTATGCGATGAAAATACAAAATTTATTTTATATAAAGGCAGTGAAATTTATGAAGAGTTAAAGGGTTTAGAAGAATATGAAATTTTTGAAAATGGTTTTAGAAAATATTGTATATTAAAAGCGACAAAAGAGTCGCTTTAAAATTATTGAATGATATTGGCACTAAAAGTAATATCCACTAAAGGCCAAGAAATTCCACCATGTCCTGGCGCTACATCACTTAAAGCTTTTAAAGCTTGACTTGCATTTTTAAAAGTATGCAAATCAAACTGACCTTTAGCTTCAAATTTATTATTTTCTATAGTATAAGTTAATGGAACCATAACACTTTTTCTATCCATGGTAATTTTAGCTGAAATTACACCCTTATTCTCACCCATAATAACTTCTTCAAATGATACTTTTATATCAGAATTTCCAAGTAAAGCAGGGAAAAATACTTTAACTACATTTTCAGTAATAATATCGTTATCTTCACCCATAAAAGCATCGCTTGGTTTAATAATAGCCTTAGCTCCTTTTAAATAACTTGCTAAATCTCCAGTATTTTTAGAAAATTTATACTTCACATTTTTAAATTCCCCAGGAACTCCTACCATTTGCTCTGTTTTATAGGCTTGAAAATTTACTTTTAAAGTATTTTGATCAAAACTAACAGCATTTAAACCTGAAACAAGTAACAATAAAGCCACAGCAAAAAAACTTTTTTTCATTTTTTCTCCTTAATTTAAAATTAATAAGAGAATTATAATCTTATTTAATTAACAAAGTACAGCTTGAAATTCAAGCACTAAAAAATACCCTCCAAAAAACAAAACCAAACTCAAAATCAAAGCCAAAACAAAAACCCTTAATCCACTTTTAATAAAATTCTTAAAATCAACCTGAAGCCCCAAAGCAGCCATAGCAAAAACAATACAAATATTACAAAGCATTTTCATTGCATTAATAATATCTTGAGTATAAATTCCCAAAAATTTTTCTTGATGAAATAAATAAGTATTTAACATTATAATAAATAAAAAAATAAGTGCAAAATAAGGTATAGTAATTTTTTTAAAACTATTTTTACCCTCTTTTTTCTGAGTTTTTGTGATCACATAAGCCACGATAAGCAAAAAAGGCACAAGTAAAATCACTCGCATCATTTTAATAATCACAGCTAAATTTGCCGCATTTTGAGAAAATCCTACCATATCTTTAGCTATTTGAGTTGCGCCAACAACATTAGCCACCTCATGTAAAGTTACACCCATAAAAATTCCCATAGCATTTTCATTTAAATTTAAAAAATCTAAAGAAAAAAGCACGGGATATAAAAACATAAAAATAAGTCCAAAAACTACCACACTTCCCACAGCCAAAACACCCTTAGAAGCATCGCTTTTCAAGCTTGATTCTAGAGCCAAAACAGCTGCAGCGCCACAAATAGCACTTCCTGCACCCACAAGCATAGAAGTTTCTTTATCAAGTTTTAAAATTTTAACTCCGACAAACACAGCAATTAAAAATATTATCAAAATGACAATAAATGACAATAAAAATCCCCATATTCCAACATTTAAAAGTTCATTTAAGGTGATATTAAATCCATATAAAATAATGCCTAATTTCAATAATTTTTTAGCACTAAAATGTACGCCAACACGCAGATGATGCTGGTATTTGAAAAAATATGGCGAGAATAAAACCCCTATAATAATAGCAAAGGCAGTGGCAGCTAAATGTGTATTTTCTTTTATACTTGGGATACTAGATAAATAAAAAGAAAAAGCAACAATACAAGCCGTAAAAACCAGTCCTTTAAAATTTGATTTTAATATGAGAAAAAGTGATAAAAACATTTTCATTATCCTTTAATTTAATTTTTGGTGTTATTTTAATTTTTTTTATATAATAATAAAAATATATTATTTTAATTTTTATCATAAATATTTTAAATTATTTTTTAAGGTTAAAATCATGAAAATCAAAGATATGGAAATTTTTTTAGATCTCTTAAATACCCAAAGTCCCACCTTAACTGCAAATAATTTTTCTACCACTCAACCTAATATTTCAATTATCATTAAAAATTTAGAACAACAACTGGGAGAAATTCTTTTTGAAAGGCTAGGCAAAAAACTTTTACCAACTCCAAAAGCGCTGTCTTTAGCACAAATATGGAGTGATCTGGTTAAAACATATTACGCAAGTTTAGAAAATTTAAACAATGAAACCTTATTAGGCGAAATTAAAATTGCCGCAACACAAAGTATAGCGGAATATTTTATAGCTGATATTTTATTTGATTTTAAATTACACTTCCCTAAAATAAAAATTTACTTTCAAACTTGCAATACCAAAGAATGTTTTGAATTTTTAAAGAAAGGTTTAGTGGAATTTTGTATTGTAGAAAGCGAGATTGAACCTATCATTTTACATAACGAACAAATTAAATCCAAACTATGGCATCAAGATGAGCTTATAATCGTTAGTAATGATAAAGCTTTAAGTCAAAAAGCAGTTTATATCGATGAATTGCTAAATTATAAATGGATACTTAGAGAACAAGGATCGGGTCTTAGAACTAGGTTTTTGGATGAAATAAATAAAGCAGGTATTACTTTGCCTATTTTTTTAGAATTAGATCGAATGAATGCCATAAAAGAACTAGTTTTAAACAAAAATGCACTTTCTGTGCTTCCAAAAAAAGCCGTAGAAAAAGAACTTTACAACAAAACTCTTTATGCTATAAAACTAAAAAACATTGATCTTAAAAGAAATTTTTATACACTTAAAAGAAAGGAGTATGATTTTAATCCTTTATTAGACAAATTTGAAAAATTCTTATTTTTAGCAAAAGATAATTTCAAATAATTTTTCATTTAGTTACAAGGAATGAGATATTTGCAAAAAATATTTTAATTTCTTAAATCCTTTATGCAACAAAAAGCAAATTTCAAACATAATTATATCTACACATTTTTTAAATAAAGGGCAAACTATGAAAAACGATAAACAAATCATCATTTTTGATACAACCTTAAGAGACGGCGAGCAAGCTTTACAACAATCTCTTAATATCAATCAAAAACTGCAAATTGCCCTTGCACTCGAAAATCTAGGCGTTGATGTAATAGAAGCGGGTTTTCCTGTATCTTCTCCAGGAGATTTTAACTCAGTACAAACCATAGCAAAAAATGTAAAAAATTCTACCGTTTGTGCTTTAGCACGTGCCGTGGATAAAGATATCGATGCTTGCTATGAGGCTTTAAAAATCGCTTCTAGGTTTAGAATTCATACTTTTATAGCCACTTCGACCTTGCATGTAAAAGATAAATTAAAAAAAGATTTTGATGAAATCATCACTATGGCACAAAAAGCTATTAAAAGGGCAAGAAACTATACTAATGATGTGGAATTTTCTTGCGAAGATGCAGGAAGGACGCCTATTGATAATCTTTGTTTGATGGTAGAAAAAGCCATTGAAGCAGGTGCTACAACCATTAATATTCCAGACACAGTTGGCTATACCCTACCTTATGAATTTGGTCATATCATTAAAACTTTATTTGATAAAGTTCCTAATATAGATAAAGCTATCATTTCAGTGCATTGTCATAATGACTTAGGCATGGCAACAGGTAACAGTCTTAGCGCCATCATACAAGGAGCAAGACAAATAGAATGTACCATAAATGGACTTGGTGAAAGAGCTGGAAATTGTGCTTTAGAAGAGGTTGCAATGGCAATTAAAACAAGGGCTCATTATATGAATGAACTTTACACTAATATCATTCACAAAAATATCGCCAAAACTTCAAAACTTGTAGCAGCTATTTGCAACGAGCCCGTGCCTTCACATAAAGCCATAGTGGGCTCAAATGCATTCTCTCACAGTTCTGGAATTCATCAAGATGGTGTGCTTAAAAATAGACAAACTTACGAAATTATAACCCCTCAAAGTATAGGTTTGCATGAAAACAGAATGTTAATGACAGCAAGAAGCGGAAGAGCTATGATAAAAACTTGTCTTGATAATCTTGGTTATGCCGAAAATACTTATAATTTAGATGATGTATATGAAAGATTTTTACGCCTTGCGGACAAAAAAGGACAAGTGTATGAGTATGATTTGGAAGCTTTAATGTTTTTAAGCCAAGATATGGAAGATAAGGCACAATTTGTTCTTGAAAATTTAAATGTAATTAGCGGCGGAAAAGGTGTGATTCCAACTGCTTCTGTACAAATGCTAATTGATGGGGAATTAAAAACAGAATCAAGCACCGGAAATGGTCCAGTAGAAGCGGTTTTTAACTGCATCACAAGACTCACTCAAATTGATTGCGTTTTGATAAATTATATCATCAATGCTAAAAGCTCAGGAGTGGATGCGCAAGGACAAGTGGATGTGGATGTGGAATTTAAAGGCAGAAAATTCCATGGAAAAGGCCTTTCAACCGATGTTATAGAATCTTCCGCACAAGCTTTTATTAGTGTGTGCAATGCAATTTATAGAGCTTTGATAATAGAAAATGCAAAAAGGAGTGAAAAATGAATTCATATAAAATAGCAGTTTTAGCAGGCGATGGCATCGGTCCTTTGGTAATGAAGGAAGCGATTAAAATTTTAAATTTTGTTGGTGCTAAATTTAATTTCAAACTTCACTTAAATGAAGCAAAAATAGGTGGTGCAAGTATTGATGCTTATGGGGTAGCATTAAGTGATGATACTTTAAAACTTTGCGAAAATTCAGACGCTATTTTATTTGGCTCTGTAGGTGGACCAAAATGGGATAATTTACCCATAGAACAAAGACCCGAAAGGGCTTCACTTTTACCTTTACGCAAACATTTTAATCTTTTTGCAAATTTTCGTCCTGCAAAAATTTATCCTAATTTAGAGCATTTATCGCCTTTGAAAAATGAAATTGTCTCAAAAGGCGTAGATATTTTATGTGTAAGAGAATTAACAGGAGGAATTTATTTTGGCAAACCTCAAGGCACTAAAGATGACGGTAATACCGCTTTTGACACAGAAATTTACTCACGCAAAGAGATAGAAAGAATCGCTCAAATTGCCTTTGAAAGTGCAAGACTTAGACGCAAAAATGTTGTTTCTATCGATAAAGCAAATGTATTGCAAAGCTCTATTTTATGGAGAAAAGTTGTTAGCGAAGTTGCAGGGAATTATCCTGATGTAAAATTGGAACACATGTATATAGACAATGCAACCATGCAACTCATCAAAAATCCATCTCAATTTGATGTTGTGCTATGTAGCAATCTTTTTGGTGATATTTTAAGCGATGAAATGGCAATGATCACAGGCTCTATGGGAATGCTTTCTTCTGCTAGCATTAATGAGAAAAAATTTGGACTTTATGAGCCAGCCGGTGGGAGCGCACCAGATATTGCACATTTAAATATTGCTAATCCTATAGCGCAAATTTTAAGTGCTGCTTTAATGCTTGAGTATTCTCTTAATGAAGCCAAAGCTGCTAAAGCCATCGAAAATGCTATCAGTAAAACCTTAAAACAAGGAAAATTCACAAAAGATCTAAACCCACAAAATTATCTTAGCACTGATGAAATGGGTGATGCAATTTTACAAAATTTGGAGTGTAATAATGGGTAAAACTTTATATGAAAAAGTTTATGAAAGCCATATCGTTTTTCAGGGACAAAATGAAATTCCAACGCTTTATATCGACAGACATTTAATTCACGAAGTTACAAGCCCTCAAGCTTTTTCAGGACTTAAACTAGCAGGACGAAAAATGGCAAGAGCAGACTTAACACTTGCAACAATAGATCATGATGTTTCAACCAAAAGTAGTGATTTAAACGCATGTTCCACTATGGCACAAGAGCAAATCACAACCTTGATGCAAAACACAAAAGAATTTGGCGTAAGGCTTTTTGGTTTAGGAGATGAAAATCAAGGCATAGTCCATATCATAGGTCCCCAGCTTGGTTTTACTCTACCTGGGACTACTTTGGTATGTGGGGATTCTCATACGGCTACACATGGCGCATTTGGCGCTTTAGCTTTTGGCATAGGGACTTCTGAAGTTGAACATGTTATGGCAACACAAACCCTAAAACAAGCAAAATTAAAAACCATGAAAATAGAATGCAAAGGACGCCTTAAAGAAGGGGTTTATGCAAAAGATTTAATTCTTTATATCATAGGAAAACTAGGCACTGCAGGTGGCACAGGTTATGCGGTTGAATTTTGCGGTGAAGCGGTAAAGAAATTAAGCATGGAAGGGAGAATGACTCTTTCGAATATGGCTATAGAAATGGGCGCAAAAACCGGAATGATCGCTCCTGATGAAGTAACTTTTGAATACATTAAAAACAAAGAATTTGCCCCAAAAGATAAAGAATTTGAAAGCCAAGTTGAAAAATGGAAAGAGCTTAAAAGCGATGCGGATGCAAAATTCGATCAAGTCATAGAAATTGACGCTAGTCTTATAGAGCCTCAAGTAACTTATGGGACAAATCCTGGACAAGTTATAGGCATAAATGATCATATCCCTACTCAAAGTACATTCCAAAACGAAGTGGATAAAAAAACCTTAATGGACGCTCTAAACTATACAAAACTTCGAGAAGGACAAAAAATTAATGGAGTAGATATTGACTTAGTTTTTATCGGATCTTGCACCAATGGTCGTATTGAGGATTTTAGAGCTGCAGCAGAAATTTTAAAAGGCAAAAAAATCAACCCTAAAGTAGTAGCTCTAGCTGTACCAGGTTCAATGTGGGTAAAAAAACAAGCCGAATTAGAAGGCTTAGATCAAATTTTTATCAATGCGGGTTTTGAATGGAGATTACCAGGTTGTTCTATGTGTCTTGCCATGAATGATGATAAAGCTGGGGCTGGACAAAGAGTGGCTTCAACCTCAAATCGCAATTTTGTTGGAAGACAAGGCAAAGACTCTATCACTCATTTAATGTCTCCTGCAAGTGCTGCAGCTGCGGCGATTGAGGGCAAAATTTGTGATCCTAGAAAATATTTAAAGGCTTAAAATGGAAAAATTTATCACTCATAAAGGCATTGCTTGTCCTTTAGACTTTGCTAATATCGATACAGATCAAATCATACCTAAGCAATTTTTACTTTCTGTTTCTAAAAAAGGTTTTGGTAAACATTTATTTCACGATTTGCGTTATTTAGATGACAAAGAAAGTGTTTTGAATCCTGAATTTAATTTAAATAAAACAGAATTTCAAAATACTTCCATTCTTGTTACTAGAGATAATTTTGGCAATGGATCTTCAAGAGAACACGCACCATGGGCTTTAATGGATTATGGTATTAAAGTCATCATTGCTCCAAGCTTTGCTGATATTTTTAAAAATAATGCTTTGGGAAATGGATTATTAACCATCACACTTGAAGAAAGTAAAGTGCAATGGCTCATAGAAATACTTCAAACAAATGAAAACAAATGCTTAGAAATCTCTCTTTTAGAAAAAAAGGTTTATGCTTTTGGGAAAGAATTTGATTTTGAAATTGATGAATTTTACCGCAATTGCCTTTTAAATGGTCTCGATAAGATAGATCTTACTTTGCAATATCAAGATGAGATTAAAAAATACGAAAATCATTCTCAAGTTTATTTGGTTTAAACATTATGGATAAAAATTTATAACTTTCTTGCCACAGAGATTGTTTATTTCACTCAGGATGACAAAAAGTATTACTCTCCCAGATAACACTACACTCCGTCATTCTGAACGAATGTGAAGAATCTCTTATTGTATTAAAACTTTTTTTAATGAAAAACTTTATTTAAATAAAGATCCTTCACCATGTTCAAGATGACTAAGACTACTTAAATCCTTCGTTTCACTTGGGAAGAAAAATTATTTTCTTTAAGACAACTGAAAAACACATTGCTCTTTTATAAGGCTAACTGCCTAATCTTTTTTCTAACACTCATAAGATAGCGAAAATGCTCTTTCGTAATAATGAATTTACACATCATTATGAGCAATACGAAGAATCTCCCTACTCTTTCTAGTCATTCTGAATGAAGTAAAAGAAATGATGAATCTCTATATATATCGCGTCTAAACCCTAAAATGAAGAAAAAATCTGCTAAATTTAACTCCCACTCTCTCGCATTTTTCGCTTGGCTAATCCCATTTGCTCATAACCATCAATTTCTGATTTATAAATACTATAACGCTTATTAAGCTCTCTATTAAGAAAAGAGATATTTTTCGCACTCGCATTAGGATGTGCTGCAAAAAGTGCGATAAAATCAAGTTTTTCTTTCATGGCTTGACTAAGTTGTTTTGATTTTTTTTTATCAAATTTTTGAGTGTTGATAAACATAATAGCAAATTCTTGAAGTTGCTGGGAATTTAATCTTGTATTTTCTAAAGCACTTTTTAAAGCCTCTAAATTTAAAATTTCATTTTTTTGTTGAGTTTTTTGAGATTTTTTAACTAAATCTCGATTTTTATGCAGTAAAATCAAAGCCACCACACAAGCAATAACAAGTGCAATGGCTAAAATTAAAATAAATATTAAAACCGATTTGTCATTCATACTTTTTTAACATAAGAACGTTTAAAATACGCCACAAACCCTAAAATAACCATTGCTAAAAATCCCCAATAAACATAATCTGGAATTTTCGCAGCCTCTCCTGCTGCATAAGAATGAAGTCCCACAAGGAAATAATTCACCCCAAAATAAGTCATAATAATACTCCAATAAGCAAACATAGAAATAAGAGCGAAATTATATTGATTTAAAAAGTTCGGTATCATTCTTAAGTGCAAAATGGCAGCATAGACCAAGATACTCACTAAAGCCCAAGTTTCCTTGGAATCCCAACTCCAATATCTTCCCCAGCTTTCATTTGCCCAAACCGCACCTAAGAAATTTCCAACAGTAAGTAAACAAAGTCCTAAGATCATTGCCATTTCACTAATTCTTGTCGCTTCGGTAATATTTCTTAATATATTTCCATTGGCTTTTCCATCTTTTCTAAGAAAACACATTAAAACTAAAACAAAAATTCCAAGCAAGGCACAAAGTCCTAAAAATCCATAACTTGCAGTAATAACAGATACATGGATACTAAGCCAATAAGAATTTAAAACCGGCATAATATTTGTAATTTGCGGATCCATTTCATTAAGATGTGCAACCATTAAAGTTATACCCGCTAGAATAGAAGTTAAAGATAGCGCTATTGGACTTTTACGCGAAAAGAAAATACCTGATAAAGCCAAAGCCCATGCAATATAAACCATACTCTCATAAGCATTACTCCAAGGCGCACGCTCAGCTAAATACCATCTAAGTCCGAGCCCTAAAGTATGGATTAAAAACGCAATGATATTAAAAATATAAATAGCTTTAAAAACA
This genomic interval from Campylobacter sp. CCS1377 contains the following:
- the ribA gene encoding GTP cyclohydrolase II, yielding MDIKISEIANLPSKWGNFKIQSFKEGEKEHLCIFKNKPKDTLNLRIHSECLTGDALGSLKCDCGEQLEFSLKYIEKNSGMVIYLRQEGRGIGLFNKVNAYALQDKGFDTIKANHQLGFKADERTYEIVKFMLKHYKISKLNLLTNNPLKIECLKDKIISRVPIIIDANKFNASYLEIKQSKMGHLL
- the leuB gene encoding 3-isopropylmalate dehydrogenase translates to MNSYKIAVLAGDGIGPLVMKEAIKILNFVGAKFNFKLHLNEAKIGGASIDAYGVALSDDTLKLCENSDAILFGSVGGPKWDNLPIEQRPERASLLPLRKHFNLFANFRPAKIYPNLEHLSPLKNEIVSKGVDILCVRELTGGIYFGKPQGTKDDGNTAFDTEIYSRKEIERIAQIAFESARLRRKNVVSIDKANVLQSSILWRKVVSEVAGNYPDVKLEHMYIDNATMQLIKNPSQFDVVLCSNLFGDILSDEMAMITGSMGMLSSASINEKKFGLYEPAGGSAPDIAHLNIANPIAQILSAALMLEYSLNEAKAAKAIENAISKTLKQGKFTKDLNPQNYLSTDEMGDAILQNLECNNG
- the leuA gene encoding 2-isopropylmalate synthase; this translates as MKNDKQIIIFDTTLRDGEQALQQSLNINQKLQIALALENLGVDVIEAGFPVSSPGDFNSVQTIAKNVKNSTVCALARAVDKDIDACYEALKIASRFRIHTFIATSTLHVKDKLKKDFDEIITMAQKAIKRARNYTNDVEFSCEDAGRTPIDNLCLMVEKAIEAGATTINIPDTVGYTLPYEFGHIIKTLFDKVPNIDKAIISVHCHNDLGMATGNSLSAIIQGARQIECTINGLGERAGNCALEEVAMAIKTRAHYMNELYTNIIHKNIAKTSKLVAAICNEPVPSHKAIVGSNAFSHSSGIHQDGVLKNRQTYEIITPQSIGLHENRMLMTARSGRAMIKTCLDNLGYAENTYNLDDVYERFLRLADKKGQVYEYDLEALMFLSQDMEDKAQFVLENLNVISGGKGVIPTASVQMLIDGELKTESSTGNGPVEAVFNCITRLTQIDCVLINYIINAKSSGVDAQGQVDVDVEFKGRKFHGKGLSTDVIESSAQAFISVCNAIYRALIIENAKRSEK
- a CDS encoding LysR family transcriptional regulator; amino-acid sequence: MKIKDMEIFLDLLNTQSPTLTANNFSTTQPNISIIIKNLEQQLGEILFERLGKKLLPTPKALSLAQIWSDLVKTYYASLENLNNETLLGEIKIAATQSIAEYFIADILFDFKLHFPKIKIYFQTCNTKECFEFLKKGLVEFCIVESEIEPIILHNEQIKSKLWHQDELIIVSNDKALSQKAVYIDELLNYKWILREQGSGLRTRFLDEINKAGITLPIFLELDRMNAIKELVLNKNALSVLPKKAVEKELYNKTLYAIKLKNIDLKRNFYTLKRKEYDFNPLLDKFEKFLFLAKDNFK
- a CDS encoding YeiH family protein, which produces MKMFLSLFLILKSNFKGLVFTACIVAFSFYLSSIPSIKENTHLAATAFAIIIGVLFSPYFFKYQHHLRVGVHFSAKKLLKLGIILYGFNITLNELLNVGIWGFLLSFIVILIIFLIAVFVGVKILKLDKETSMLVGAGSAICGAAAVLALESSLKSDASKGVLAVGSVVVFGLIFMFLYPVLFSLDFLNLNENAMGIFMGVTLHEVANVVGATQIAKDMVGFSQNAANLAVIIKMMRVILLVPFLLIVAYVITKTQKKEGKNSFKKITIPYFALIFLFIIMLNTYLFHQEKFLGIYTQDIINAMKMLCNICIVFAMAALGLQVDFKNFIKSGLRVFVLALILSLVLFFGGYFLVLEFQAVLC
- the hemB gene encoding porphobilinogen synthase, with product MFKRFRRLRLNENLRAMVRENSLNIGDLIYPLFVVNGKGIKKEISSMPDVFQMSLDEILKECKIISELGIKAIILFGVLENDKKDSCGSDALDDEGLIAKSIREIKKEFPELFIISDLCFCEYTDHGHCGIINPKTKSVDNDLTLEISAKQALVHARAGVDMIAPSGMMDGIIETLRKALDEEGFENLPIMSYSTKFASSYYGPFRDVADSAPSYGDRKSYQMDFANGKEALEESLEDEAQGADILMVKPALAYLDVVKEISLHSNLPLCVYNVSGEYAMLKAAKNAGVIDYEKVLYETMIAFKRAGAKLIITYHAKELAKMLKGEK
- the rsmG gene encoding 16S rRNA (guanine(527)-N(7))-methyltransferase RsmG; the protein is MNLDFLYTYLNDFNKEDFKCKIKIYKDLLTKFNHIHNLTNFKNIDENILDSIEILKFFDFQKAKNIADIGSGAGFPAVFLTLLLKGHFHLFEPNPKKASFLRMVKIECALSNLSIYKEKVQNCKLDFKADIITSRALMDVKPLLEICTNLCDENTKFILYKGSEIYEELKGLEEYEIFENGFRKYCILKATKESL
- the leuD gene encoding 3-isopropylmalate dehydratase small subunit, translated to MEKFITHKGIACPLDFANIDTDQIIPKQFLLSVSKKGFGKHLFHDLRYLDDKESVLNPEFNLNKTEFQNTSILVTRDNFGNGSSREHAPWALMDYGIKVIIAPSFADIFKNNALGNGLLTITLEESKVQWLIEILQTNENKCLEISLLEKKVYAFGKEFDFEIDEFYRNCLLNGLDKIDLTLQYQDEIKKYENHSQVYLV
- the leuC gene encoding 3-isopropylmalate dehydratase large subunit yields the protein MGKTLYEKVYESHIVFQGQNEIPTLYIDRHLIHEVTSPQAFSGLKLAGRKMARADLTLATIDHDVSTKSSDLNACSTMAQEQITTLMQNTKEFGVRLFGLGDENQGIVHIIGPQLGFTLPGTTLVCGDSHTATHGAFGALAFGIGTSEVEHVMATQTLKQAKLKTMKIECKGRLKEGVYAKDLILYIIGKLGTAGGTGYAVEFCGEAVKKLSMEGRMTLSNMAIEMGAKTGMIAPDEVTFEYIKNKEFAPKDKEFESQVEKWKELKSDADAKFDQVIEIDASLIEPQVTYGTNPGQVIGINDHIPTQSTFQNEVDKKTLMDALNYTKLREGQKINGVDIDLVFIGSCTNGRIEDFRAAAEILKGKKINPKVVALAVPGSMWVKKQAELEGLDQIFINAGFEWRLPGCSMCLAMNDDKAGAGQRVASTSNRNFVGRQGKDSITHLMSPASAAAAAIEGKICDPRKYLKA
- the argF gene encoding ornithine carbamoyltransferase; protein product: MRHFLTLRDFSKDEILSLVEHASELKKNPKKLLQDKTLAMIFEKNSTRTRMAFELAITELGGKALFLSSNDLQLSRGEPIKDTARVIGAMVDFVMMRVNKHESLVEFAKYSKAPVINALSELYHPTQVLGDLLTIKEYNKMQNNTAKVAFVGDSNNMCNSWLIASSILGFEISIALPKNYEINSEILEFAKEKAKTSGAKIALTNDKFEAIKNKDVVITDTWVSMGEENEKEKKIKDFEGFIIDEKAMSVANEDAILLHCLPAYRGYEVSEESFEKHSKVIFEEARNRLYVVKALLCFLDKEK